Below is a window of Komagataella phaffii GS115 chromosome 1, complete sequence DNA.
TCATGTATTCCTCGCTTATAGACCTTCATAGGTTTGACTAAAACTTATACGAGCTAAAGTACAGTACTATTCTAATTTAACTCTTTTGTTTATATGTTCCCCCAATGAGATCCAGTGTTGAGCGGTAATTCAATAGTAAAATGTATTGAAACATCATTCAGGAAGCCGAAGTCAAAAAGACATTGCAATCAATTACTTTATAAGCAGAGACACCAAGTATAAAGAGAAGTATATTTAATAATTGCGATTGTGGTGCTTTATTCTAAGGTCTGCGATTTTGCCCATAACATTTAGGTCAGAGCCACTCACCAATCTCGACAATCAAGTCAGATTTCGATCCCGATTTGGTCCGTGACATTTACAGGAACccaaaaaaaatgaaaacTGTCCACTTACTAGATTCTCCGCCTTTGTCAGGGTCTCATTTAAATAAGAAGGATATTAATAACTTTGCTTACAATTGTTTGTAATTTACATTTGGACCCTCTGATCTATTGTCTAGTTTCTTAGATGAAATCAACGACCCATTCAATAGTGGGCCATTGCATGTCTATAATGGGCCAGCTTCACAGATTATATACATATATGATATCGAATTTCAGCTATTaatccaaatttttctttgaattgaaTCTAGTTTAATGTTTTGACGATAAAGCTTCTTAGTTCAGGACAAACTTTGTGAAAATTATTGAGCTCAAAAGGATTACATTGTTGCCATGTATTCAGAACCATTAGCTGCATGCAATCTTTGTAAGTATGATATTCCAAGTGAAGAAGGGTATGAAATGTTACTTATGGGACGTTGAAATAAGTACCCTACACTCactttgtttcttctatCAACAGGAGCGTTTTTTTAGTTTTTTCCTTTGTCTTCTTTTATTGCGTTAAGTGTGACCTACCTGCGAATGAATAATCACATGTCTTATGTGAGATTATCACCGGAAAACTATAAGTAATCTAATTTGTAAATaccttttttgaaaactgCTCTTAGTTTCCTTGTTCATCTTAGCTCTCAAGTCAAAAGTGAGAATTATAAATTCCATTGATCTCCAAGCAACACCACTGAAATGGATAGAAATTCTAGTAGTGGGGTGACTATGGAGTTCGAAACAAGTGCTCTCGTTGCTTTGGATATTACTAGCCATTTATTTTAGCCAAGGAGCACAATCAAGATCTAAAGGTTTAAATAGAATCTTCTCTTAACATTGATTGTAGAAAAAGGAAACCAGTTGTTTCCTTCTCACTTGTTTAATGACTGAATATGCATAGGATTACTGGGTATAACTAAAGAATATGCACGTTGATGAGGTCTGAATATGACCAACGCTAAAACTAGTCACGTGATACCGGggaagtttttttttttactcCAGCATGTACTAGAGGGGGCGAAGGAAACCTGTATTTTCAAAGGACACAGATGCATTGGGGATAGTGGTAACATTGAGAAAATTTTGTGTGAGATATCATATCTGAAGGAAGTCTAACCATACATTTTTACTACTTGGCAAGAAAAGTGATACTAGTTACAGCGACttagaaagaaaattagAACGCATTAATGATCCTCGTATCCTTCTACATCGAAACCTGGAAACAACTAAATGATAAAAATACTTGCTTTGAGTTTGCTGTGATTTAAACCTGTTTGGGTTTATGAGATTCAGTGGCTACAATAACTCCTTGTCACACTATTTGTCCGGAGGCCGCGCGAATGAATGGTTTTCTCGATTCCTCTAGTCACTCTTAATACTGAACAAAATGGATCTTGACAACGTTGAAGAGCCATTAACCTCTAGTGCGCGTCCTGGTAAGTAGTTTATATATCTATTTACATTAGAAACCAAGCTACTAACTCAAAAAGTGACAGATTCAATATTGACAATACGTATTATCAAATCGTTTCCATATCGAAACGTCAAAAACTACGTTCTTACACATGTTGATTTGACTAGAACCAATGCAAAACAGCTCTTAAGggaaatgaaattgataatTGATCAAGACATAACACTCAAACCTTTTTGCAACGTAAATTATGACTCCCTCAAGGTCTACACACATGCTCATGGcttcaaatcaatgaaTTTAGTGATTAATCTTGACCATGACAACGACTGGTTGCTGAATGTATCAGATGAGTCGGTGAGCTTGTATGATTGTGGGGTTAGGAATGAGAGTGAGATAAGcttgttcaacaaagagGCTTATCTGAAATTCAAGTCGAATCCAACTGTTGAGAAATGGTGAATAGTTTGTTCCTCGCATAGTCAGGACAAAAAGGAGTTTTTACTAAGCGCGAATTATTTTGTGACCTGTATATTCTGTAACTCTTAACTTCGCTAACttgattttttgttttctaGAACAATTCGAAACATTTCTCAACTCtttattttgaatcatCGATGCACGAGATCTATACCGCATCAAGCTCTGCTCCCGTTAACATTGCAGTATGTGTCTTCAAAGTATCGTCATTGATCTACTTACTAACTTTCAGGTCCTGAAATATTGGGGTAAGAGAGACACGAACTTGAACTTACCTACCAACAGCTCCATTAGTGTAACCTTGTCACAAAAGGATTTGAGAACTTTGACAACCGTGAACAGTAGCAGAAACTTTGAGAAAGACTCTTTGTACTTAAATGGGGTTTCTCACAGTATTGAAAATGATCGTACCACTAATTGCCTGGAGCAACTACGCTCGTTGAGACAAcaactggaagaagatgatccTAACCTGCCGAAACTTAGCCAATGGAAGCTTCATATAATTAGTGAAAATAACTTTCCAACCGCAGCAGGGTTGGCTTCCAGCGCTGCTGGATTTGCGGCCATGGTTGCTGCTATCTCTAAATTGTATGAACTTCCTCAGGATGCTTCTGAGTTAAGTCGAATTGCTCGTAAGGGATCAGGGTCTGCCTGTAGATCTATGTTTGGAGGTTACGTTGCTTGGGAAATGGGTGAGAAACTAGATGGTACTGATTCTAAGGCAGTTCAAATTGCGCCGCCGGAACACTGGCCAAATATGAAAGCAGCCATCTGCATCGTCAgtgatttgaaaaaagatgTTTCATCTACGAGTGGTATGCAGACTACTGTCCAAACCTCTGAACTGTTTCAGTATAGGGTCAATCAAGTTGTTCCTCCGAGGTATTCACAGATGGTTGATGCAATTAAGAATAGAGATTTCGAAACGTTCGGTACTTTAACGATGAAGGATTCTAACTCTTTTCATGCCACTTGCTTGGACTCGTACCCCCCCATATTCTATCTGACTGATACATCTAAGAAAATCATCAAGCTGATACACACTTTGAATGATGCGATCGGTAAGGTGGTAGCGGCGTATACATTCGATGCAGGTCCAAATGCAGTTATATACTACGAgtcagaaaatgaagaagtgGTTCTGGGGGTCCTATTTGGTGTTCTGTCCAACGTTGATGGCTGGAATGAGATGAATTCAGCCACATTGAAAGTGCCTGAAGGAGTCCCTCTTTCGAGTTTGGATTCAACTATTGCAAGTGGAGTCTCAAGAGTGATTTTGACACAAGTGGGAGAAGGACCTAAAGAGTCCGACATGTTTTTAGTTGCTCCTTAAACGTAATTGCTTAGTTAGACCGTTGACTGCATAAGTAGATTAATTAGCTacttttttcaaagatgcATTCACGTATAGTTGTTTGACATTTCGCGTCTCTTGTTTTATTTCATTTT
It encodes the following:
- a CDS encoding Mevalonate pyrophosphate decarboxylase — translated: MCLQSIVIDLLTNFQVLKYWGKRDTNLNLPTNSSISVTLSQKDLRTLTTVNSSRNFEKDSLYLNGVSHSIENDRTTNCLEQLRSLRQQLEEDDPNLPKLSQWKLHIISENNFPTAAGLASSAAGFAAMVAAISKLYELPQDASELSRIARKGSGSACRSMFGGYVAWEMGEKLDGTDSKAVQIAPPEHWPNMKAAICIVSDLKKDVSSTSGMQTTVQTSELFQYRVNQVVPPRYSQMVDAIKNRDFETFGTLTMKDSNSFHATCLDSYPPIFYLTDTSKKIIKLIHTLNDAIGKVVAAYTFDAGPNAVIYYESENEEVVLGVLFGVLSNVDGWNEMNSATLKVPEGVPLSSLDSTIASGVSRVILTQVGEGPKESDMFLVAP